One part of the Hydrogenobacter sp. T-2 genome encodes these proteins:
- a CDS encoding HEPN domain-containing protein, with the protein MHLFKVQRHLQRAKQLFELGMYPSAVHEAYYSVFHSSKAYLFLLGEDPQTHKGVRQLMNLYLFKEKKYVSLSKIYDQAMYMRQRADYDVIGDFIDREECEKLLKDVEIYVGQLEKIIQNLIEKV; encoded by the coding sequence ATGCATTTATTCAAAGTCCAGAGGCATCTGCAAAGAGCAAAACAACTTTTTGAACTTGGAATGTATCCCTCCGCAGTTCATGAAGCCTACTATTCAGTCTTTCACTCTTCTAAAGCCTATCTATTTCTCTTGGGAGAAGACCCTCAAACACATAAGGGCGTGAGGCAATTGATGAACCTATATCTTTTTAAAGAAAAGAAGTATGTTAGCCTTTCAAAGATATATGACCAAGCGATGTATATGAGGCAAAGGGCAGACTACGATGTTATAGGAGACTTCATTGATAGAGAGGAGTGTGAAAAACTTTTAAAAGATGTGGAAATTTATGTGGGGCAGTTAGAGAAAATTATCCAAAATCTCATAGAAAAGGTTTAA
- a CDS encoding nucleotidyltransferase domain-containing protein codes for MTLLVKKLKGILRELGKEIEKFTGKSLSLLLFGSYARGDFHSGSD; via the coding sequence ATGACGCTTTTGGTGAAGAAGCTAAAAGGCATCTTGAGAGAGCTTGGTAAGGAGATAGAAAAGTTTACAGGTAAGAGCCTTTCACTTTTACTTTTTGGTTCTTATGCAAGAGGAGATTTTCACTCAGGTTCAGATTAA
- a CDS encoding acetyl-CoA carboxylase biotin carboxylase subunit, with product MFRKVLVANRGEVALRIIRACEELGIKTAAIYSEADTKSLYVKKADEAYLIPGDPVRAYLDYVRIVDLAKSIGADAIHPGYGFLAENADFARYCKKKGITFIGPSPEHIELFGDKVKAKQAMQKLGIPTIPGSPNPLKNYEDAMHYAKEIGLPVILKSAYGGGGRGMRVVRSLEDLPRLFESGYREAEAFFGKGDLFVEKYLDNPKHIEVQILGDMYGNVVHLGERDCSVQRKHQKVIEITPCPVLPRDIRQKMLGLSVKAMMQVGYYSAGTLEFLVDLKSGEFYFIEMNTRLQVEHTITEMVTGIDIVETMIRVAMGEPLPFTQSDITFRGYAIEFRINAEDPRKGFAPAPGRLTAYYSPGGPGIRMDSGVYKDYVIPPYYDSMIAKMSVWALTWDRVLARARRAIDEFIVRGVPTNIPLHREIIRDPDFISGTFGIRFLEEKLPTYDFEIEGEEDPESLALAISVAIAAYYGL from the coding sequence ATGTTCAGAAAAGTTCTTGTGGCTAACAGGGGAGAAGTGGCTCTTAGAATAATAAGGGCGTGTGAGGAGCTTGGTATAAAGACTGCTGCCATATACTCAGAGGCGGACACAAAATCCCTTTATGTGAAAAAGGCGGATGAGGCTTACCTAATACCCGGTGATCCTGTAAGGGCTTATCTTGACTACGTGAGAATAGTAGACCTTGCCAAGTCCATAGGTGCGGATGCCATACACCCGGGCTATGGTTTTCTTGCGGAGAACGCAGACTTTGCTCGTTATTGCAAGAAAAAAGGCATAACCTTTATAGGACCTTCTCCAGAGCATATTGAGCTCTTTGGAGACAAGGTAAAGGCAAAACAGGCTATGCAAAAGCTTGGCATTCCCACCATACCCGGGTCTCCAAACCCTCTCAAAAACTACGAAGACGCCATGCACTATGCAAAGGAGATAGGTCTTCCTGTAATCCTTAAGTCCGCTTACGGTGGTGGTGGTAGGGGTATGAGGGTGGTGCGTAGCCTTGAAGACCTACCAAGGCTCTTTGAATCTGGCTATAGAGAAGCAGAGGCTTTCTTTGGCAAGGGAGACCTCTTTGTGGAAAAGTATTTGGATAACCCCAAGCATATAGAAGTTCAAATCTTGGGGGACATGTATGGTAATGTAGTCCACTTGGGCGAGAGGGACTGCTCTGTGCAGAGAAAACATCAGAAGGTAATTGAGATTACTCCATGTCCTGTGCTTCCAAGGGATATAAGACAGAAAATGCTGGGGCTTAGCGTAAAGGCTATGATGCAGGTAGGCTACTACAGTGCAGGGACCTTAGAGTTTTTGGTGGACCTAAAAAGTGGAGAGTTTTACTTTATAGAGATGAACACCCGTCTTCAGGTGGAGCATACCATCACAGAAATGGTAACGGGCATAGACATAGTGGAGACCATGATAAGGGTTGCCATGGGCGAGCCACTGCCTTTTACACAAAGTGATATTACCTTTAGAGGATATGCCATTGAGTTTAGGATAAATGCAGAAGACCCAAGAAAAGGGTTTGCACCCGCACCAGGAAGGCTAACCGCCTACTACTCACCGGGTGGTCCTGGTATAAGAATGGACTCTGGTGTTTACAAGGACTATGTGATACCACCTTACTATGACTCTATGATAGCCAAGATGAGCGTCTGGGCTCTCACTTGGGACAGGGTGTTGGCAAGGGCAAGAAGGGCTATAGATGAGTTTATTGTGAGAGGAGTCCCCACCAACATACCCCTACATAGGGAGATAATAAGAGACCCAGACTTCATATCGGGCACTTTTGGTATAAGGTTCTTAGAGGAGAAACTGCCTACATATGATTTTGAGATAGAGGGCGAAGAAGACCCAGAAAGCCTTGCACTTGCCATATCCGTTGCAATCGCCGCATACTACGGGCTATAA
- a CDS encoding rhodanese-like domain-containing protein, translating into MFQVPEVGPQEAKEMLQRDNVVLLDVRTPQEHVQLRIPNSMLIPLDELRYAFKDLPKDKTYIVYCRSGERSAFATYFLRHMGYEAYNLSGGIIVWPYEKESGPPK; encoded by the coding sequence ATGTTTCAAGTGCCAGAGGTTGGACCACAAGAAGCAAAGGAGATGCTTCAAAGGGATAATGTAGTCCTTCTTGATGTTAGAACACCACAGGAGCACGTCCAACTTAGAATCCCCAATTCCATGCTCATACCCCTTGATGAGCTTAGATACGCCTTCAAGGACCTTCCTAAGGATAAAACCTACATAGTCTACTGCAGGAGCGGTGAAAGAAGTGCCTTTGCCACATACTTCCTTAGGCACATGGGCTACGAAGCCTACAACCTTTCAGGAGGTATAATTGTCTGGCCCTACGAGAAGGAGTCTGGACCTCCTAAATGA
- the nadC gene encoding carboxylating nicotinate-nucleotide diphosphorylase, with the protein MVDNFLLRFLEEDLGQGDITTEGIFRGERARGVIRAKEGGVLAGIDFALRVFQLLGEIELIYAIKDGEEFSKDDEILVIEAPANLLLMGERVALNLLQRLSGIATLTREFVKALEGTGVRILDTRKTTPGMRYFEKYAVRIGGGLNHRYALYDMVLIKDNHKAIAGSITEAVKRVRERISPVYKIEVEVENLQELQEALQCGVDMVMLDNFSPEEVRKAVALTKDRVIVEVSGNINLQNIKDYAIEGVHFISSGAITHSARWLDLSMRLFRI; encoded by the coding sequence ATGGTAGACAACTTCTTGTTAAGATTCCTTGAAGAGGACCTGGGGCAGGGAGATATAACCACAGAAGGCATATTTAGAGGTGAGAGAGCAAGAGGGGTCATAAGGGCAAAGGAAGGTGGAGTCCTTGCCGGGATAGACTTTGCTCTTAGGGTGTTTCAGCTCTTGGGGGAGATAGAGCTAATATATGCAATTAAGGACGGAGAAGAGTTTTCCAAGGATGATGAAATTTTGGTAATAGAAGCTCCTGCCAACTTGCTCTTGATGGGTGAGAGGGTAGCCCTTAATCTTTTACAGAGACTGAGCGGGATAGCAACTTTAACGCGAGAGTTTGTTAAAGCTCTTGAGGGAACTGGAGTAAGAATACTTGACACAAGGAAAACTACGCCCGGTATGAGATACTTTGAAAAATACGCAGTGAGGATAGGTGGTGGTCTTAATCACAGGTATGCCCTTTACGATATGGTGTTAATAAAGGACAATCATAAAGCCATAGCGGGTAGTATAACAGAAGCGGTCAAAAGGGTTAGAGAAAGGATAAGTCCAGTCTACAAAATTGAGGTGGAGGTGGAAAATCTTCAAGAGCTCCAAGAGGCTCTGCAGTGTGGTGTTGATATGGTCATGCTTGATAATTTTAGTCCAGAGGAAGTAAGAAAAGCGGTGGCCTTAACAAAGGACAGAGTTATAGTGGAAGTATCTGGGAATATAAACCTTCAAAACATAAAGGACTATGCCATAGAAGGCGTTCACTTTATATCAAGCGGTGCAATAACTCACTCTGCCAGATGGCTTGACTTGAGTATGAGGCTTTTTAGAATATAA
- the glgA gene encoding glycogen synthase GlgA gives MKIVFVASESSAFVKAGGLGDVVHSLAKALIRLGHTLYVIMPRYSKVKVEPKNVSKGKIFFNSHWLEFGILEETKDHVRYYFLDYPEYYQREHIYSTPKGEYEDNPLRFGFLSLASLEVIKSLQLNPDIIHLHDWHTGLVPLYKKIHYPELEPIPTVFTIHNALHQGIYDPHFLPLLNLPWELYHPFTGIEFYGRINFLKAGIAFCDVLTTVSPSYAEELRQYAYGLEGLIREKKYFFGILNGIDYEVWNPEADKFIKYHYSLKNFHKGKASNKKHLKETFGLKTPNDRPLVGIVSRLTAQKGLDLVQGIICEAVREGFDFVFLGSGEEKYQDMLIEFMKKHPESVRVRIEYNEELAHKIFAGADMFLMPSLFEPCGISQMIAMRYGTVPIVRSTGGLKDTVVDFVENPHEGNGFAFEEYSSKDLMHALLKARVYYDMHTCDHSREWQEVIKRCMKKDFSWEKSAREYERIYSTAIMLRKYGS, from the coding sequence ATGAAAATAGTGTTTGTTGCCTCAGAAAGTTCCGCCTTTGTAAAGGCAGGGGGTCTTGGAGATGTGGTTCACTCTCTTGCAAAGGCACTTATAAGGCTTGGACACACCCTTTATGTGATAATGCCGAGATACTCAAAGGTCAAGGTAGAGCCCAAAAATGTCTCAAAGGGAAAGATATTTTTCAACAGCCATTGGCTGGAGTTTGGAATACTTGAAGAGACAAAAGACCATGTGAGATATTACTTTCTGGACTATCCTGAATATTATCAAAGAGAACACATATACTCAACCCCGAAGGGTGAATATGAAGACAACCCCCTTAGGTTTGGCTTTCTCTCTTTGGCAAGCCTTGAAGTCATAAAGAGCCTGCAACTGAATCCCGACATTATACATTTACACGACTGGCATACGGGACTTGTCCCCCTGTATAAGAAAATACACTATCCAGAGTTAGAGCCTATCCCTACTGTGTTTACCATACATAACGCCCTCCACCAAGGCATATACGACCCACACTTCTTGCCCCTTTTGAACCTACCTTGGGAGCTTTACCATCCTTTTACAGGCATTGAGTTCTATGGCAGGATAAACTTTCTAAAGGCTGGTATAGCCTTTTGCGATGTTTTGACTACTGTTAGCCCATCCTATGCGGAGGAGCTAAGGCAATACGCCTATGGGCTTGAGGGTCTTATAAGGGAGAAAAAATACTTCTTTGGTATCCTAAACGGCATAGACTACGAGGTTTGGAACCCCGAAGCTGATAAGTTTATAAAATACCACTACAGTCTGAAAAATTTCCACAAGGGAAAAGCAAGCAACAAAAAGCATTTAAAAGAGACCTTTGGACTTAAGACTCCTAATGATAGACCTCTTGTTGGAATTGTTTCAAGGCTTACCGCACAGAAAGGTCTTGACCTTGTTCAAGGTATAATCTGCGAAGCGGTCAGGGAAGGTTTTGACTTTGTCTTTCTGGGTTCTGGTGAGGAAAAGTATCAAGATATGCTAATAGAGTTCATGAAAAAACATCCAGAAAGTGTAAGAGTGAGGATAGAATACAACGAGGAGCTCGCTCACAAGATATTCGCAGGTGCGGATATGTTTCTAATGCCCTCTTTGTTTGAACCTTGTGGCATATCTCAGATGATCGCCATGAGGTATGGCACTGTGCCTATAGTGAGGTCAACAGGTGGTCTAAAAGACACGGTGGTGGACTTTGTGGAAAACCCACACGAAGGAAACGGCTTTGCCTTTGAGGAATACTCAAGCAAAGACCTTATGCATGCCCTTTTGAAGGCAAGAGTCTACTACGATATGCATACCTGCGACCACTCAAGGGAATGGCAGGAGGTAATAAAGAGGTGCATGAAAAAGGATTTTTCTTGGGAGAAAAGTGCCAGGGAATACGAAAGGATATATTCTACCGCTATAATGCTAAGGAAATATGGTTCTTAG
- the rfaE2 gene encoding D-glycero-beta-D-manno-heptose 1-phosphate adenylyltransferase, with translation MVLSLEELLRVLEPLREEKRIVFTNGCFDLIHAGHAHYLSKAKSFGDILVVGLNSDSSIRRIKGPKRPIIPQHMRAYLLDSLKPVDYVVIFEEDTPIELIRAIRPHVLVKGADWQVENIVGADFVLSYGGKVERVEFEFDISTSKIIERILDLYREEER, from the coding sequence ATGGTTCTTAGTCTTGAAGAGCTTTTAAGGGTTCTTGAGCCTCTTAGAGAGGAAAAAAGAATAGTCTTTACTAACGGATGCTTTGATCTAATTCATGCAGGACACGCTCATTACCTTTCAAAGGCTAAGAGCTTTGGTGATATATTGGTGGTGGGTTTAAACTCTGACAGCTCCATAAGGAGAATAAAAGGTCCAAAAAGACCCATAATACCCCAGCATATGAGAGCTTACTTGCTTGATAGTCTCAAGCCAGTAGACTATGTGGTTATCTTTGAAGAGGACACACCCATAGAACTCATAAGGGCTATAAGACCCCATGTGCTTGTAAAGGGTGCGGACTGGCAGGTAGAAAATATAGTGGGTGCGGACTTTGTGCTATCTTATGGTGGGAAGGTGGAGAGGGTTGAGTTTGAGTTTGACATTTCTACCTCTAAGATAATTGAGAGGATATTAGACCTCTACAGAGAAGAGGAAAGGTGA
- the panC gene encoding pantoate--beta-alanine ligase produces MPTLFRKPREIRNYLKSVRCESKQSIGFVPTMGYLHEGHRRLIRESKIQNDITVVSIYVNPLQFGQGEDYERYPRDLERDISICAEEGVDVVFAPSDEDMYPEKPLINIEIKGLTDILEGKFRPGHFNGVCTVVLKLFNIIQPDRAYFGEKDYQQLKVIQRLVKDLSLPVEIVPVPTVRDPDGLALSSRNTYLSPEERESALSLYRSFLLAEKLFKSGNTDANLLKEAIREFILKHPRVKGIDYVEIIDQDLKPVSEVKIGDRILLAVWVGNTRLIDNWRLGDAKV; encoded by the coding sequence ATGCCTACACTTTTTAGAAAGCCAAGGGAGATAAGGAATTATCTGAAGTCTGTAAGGTGCGAAAGCAAGCAGAGTATAGGCTTTGTCCCCACTATGGGCTACCTTCATGAGGGACACAGAAGGCTCATAAGGGAATCAAAGATACAAAACGACATAACGGTGGTAAGCATATATGTAAATCCCCTTCAGTTTGGTCAAGGAGAAGACTACGAAAGATATCCCAGAGACTTAGAAAGGGACATAAGCATATGTGCGGAAGAGGGCGTGGATGTGGTTTTTGCTCCCTCCGATGAGGATATGTATCCAGAAAAGCCTCTAATAAACATTGAGATTAAGGGACTAACGGACATATTGGAGGGTAAATTTAGACCAGGGCACTTTAACGGCGTGTGCACCGTAGTGCTTAAGCTCTTTAATATCATCCAGCCAGACAGGGCATACTTTGGAGAGAAGGACTATCAACAACTCAAAGTGATACAAAGGCTTGTAAAGGACTTGAGTTTGCCTGTGGAAATCGTGCCAGTTCCCACAGTTAGAGACCCAGATGGGCTTGCTCTTAGTTCAAGGAACACATACCTTTCCCCCGAAGAGAGAGAGTCCGCTCTTTCTCTTTATAGGTCTTTTCTCCTTGCGGAAAAACTTTTTAAGAGTGGCAACACCGATGCAAACCTTCTAAAAGAAGCTATAAGGGAGTTTATACTAAAGCATCCACGTGTAAAAGGGATAGATTATGTGGAGATAATCGACCAAGACCTAAAACCCGTTAGCGAAGTAAAGATAGGTGATAGAATTCTTCTTGCTGTGTGGGTAGGCAATACAAGACTTATAGACAACTGGAGGTTAGGCGATGCAAAAGTATGA
- the ribH gene encoding 6,7-dimethyl-8-ribityllumazine synthase gives MQKYEGLLKAEGFSFGIVASRFNHLLVDRLIEGAIDCILRHGGSEENIHLVRVPGSWEIPIAVKELISKKKVDGVVALGVLIRGQTPHFDYIASEVAKGIAMVSLETGKPVSFGVITADTLEQAIERAGTKQGNKGWESALALIEMVNLLRSLE, from the coding sequence ATGCAAAAGTATGAAGGTCTTTTAAAGGCAGAAGGTTTTAGCTTTGGTATAGTGGCAAGCAGGTTTAACCATCTTCTTGTGGATAGACTTATAGAGGGAGCTATAGATTGCATACTCAGACACGGAGGAAGTGAAGAAAACATACATCTTGTGAGAGTCCCAGGGTCTTGGGAAATTCCTATTGCGGTAAAGGAGCTCATAAGCAAAAAGAAGGTGGACGGTGTTGTTGCACTTGGAGTCCTCATAAGAGGACAGACCCCGCACTTTGATTACATAGCCAGCGAAGTTGCTAAGGGTATTGCCATGGTAAGTCTTGAGACGGGCAAGCCTGTTAGCTTTGGTGTGATAACCGCAGACACCTTAGAGCAAGCCATTGAAAGGGCTGGGACAAAGCAAGGAAACAAGGGCTGGGAGTCCGCATTAGCCCTTATAGAGATGGTAAACCTTCTGAGAAGTCTTGAATGA
- the nusB gene encoding transcription antitermination factor NusB, whose protein sequence is MIYKPKARKDAFLVLYQWDMKGEPIESLVEEYISANRINISDQRRYIRKLVRTYMDNSTDIDKLIAELSEKWDIDRVGYIERNLLRIALAEFLYIGVKNPKLTIYDYVKLAQKYAGKKSAKFINGILGRLVREKLGEA, encoded by the coding sequence ATGATATACAAACCTAAAGCGAGAAAGGATGCCTTTTTGGTCCTCTACCAGTGGGATATGAAGGGAGAGCCAATAGAATCTTTGGTGGAGGAATACATATCCGCAAACCGTATAAACATCTCAGACCAAAGAAGATATATAAGAAAATTGGTTAGAACATACATGGATAATTCCACAGACATTGACAAGCTCATAGCGGAGCTTTCAGAAAAGTGGGACATAGACAGGGTAGGCTACATAGAGAGAAACTTACTTAGGATAGCCCTTGCAGAGTTTTTGTATATAGGTGTAAAAAATCCAAAGCTCACCATATATGACTATGTAAAGTTGGCACAAAAATATGCAGGCAAAAAATCCGCAAAGTTTATAAATGGTATATTGGGAAGGTTAGTAAGGGAAAAACTCGGTGAGGCTTAA
- a CDS encoding Sec-independent protein translocase subunit TatA/TatB: MPQFSFTEILLILVVVMILFGAGRLPEVGRSLGEGIRNFKKAFSGEEEKVKEVKGQEVKEGDKS, translated from the coding sequence ATACCACAGTTTTCTTTCACAGAGATTCTTCTTATACTGGTTGTAGTTATGATTCTCTTTGGAGCAGGTAGACTTCCAGAAGTTGGAAGGTCCCTCGGTGAAGGCATAAGAAACTTCAAAAAGGCATTCTCAGGTGAGGAAGAGAAAGTAAAGGAAGTTAAAGGTCAAGAAGTGAAAGAAGGAGACAAATCTTAA
- the tatA gene encoding twin-arginine translocase TatA/TatE family subunit, which translates to MHFPLPWQIVLILLVILVIFGASKLPEFGKGLGEGIRNFKKALSGETEEEKKPEKKEQA; encoded by the coding sequence ATGCACTTTCCATTGCCTTGGCAGATAGTGCTTATACTTCTTGTAATCCTCGTTATATTTGGTGCGTCAAAACTGCCCGAGTTCGGTAAGGGTCTGGGTGAAGGCATAAGGAACTTCAAGAAAGCCCTTTCAGGTGAGACAGAAGAGGAGAAAAAGCCAGAGAAGAAGGAGCAGGCATGA
- a CDS encoding cold-shock protein, whose product MSLTGTVKWFSKEKGYGFITRDDNQGDVFVHFSAIQQRGFKTLEQGQRVEFEVEQDTKGLRAKNVRVLS is encoded by the coding sequence ATGTCACTCACAGGCACAGTTAAATGGTTCAGCAAGGAAAAGGGTTATGGCTTTATAACCCGAGATGACAATCAAGGGGATGTGTTTGTCCACTTCTCCGCCATACAGCAAAGAGGCTTTAAAACCCTTGAACAAGGGCAAAGGGTTGAGTTTGAAGTAGAACAGGATACAAAGGGCTTAAGGGCAAAGAACGTAAGAGTCTTGTCTTAA
- a CDS encoding bifunctional folylpolyglutamate synthase/dihydrofolate synthase, which produces MRIYDLYEGKDYQIVPTLDRIERAVSYLSFKPSYTSLQVGGTNGKGSTCAFAQNILKHHGYKVGWFVSPHLFEERERWRINGEKISEERLSEYVKELREVFERFELTYFEACTLVALLYFEEEGVDFAVFEVGMGGRWDATKVCQPEVCVITNVQRDHTRWLGKDCESRAVEKLGIYKRGKPLVLGSMRYPLYTKALELCDIRDLWVAGIDFFSAGRVEGTRTILDFYQDEKVELRNAELGLWGKYQIDNASLAIRAVGLLIDLKEEPLKKALRDTRWEGRMEVVRENPLLLLDGAHNPDGVARVVKEVKRHFGSLTPVFTALRDKEWELSLSYLRELSERVYLVPLKHHRGEDLTKLYEKAKEMGFREMLFLDSAEQVLEIKEDLLVLGSLYLVGEVKESLEKSRMI; this is translated from the coding sequence ATGCGGATTTACGACCTTTATGAGGGCAAAGACTATCAAATAGTCCCCACTCTGGATAGAATAGAAAGGGCGGTAAGCTATCTTTCCTTTAAACCTTCCTATACCTCTCTTCAAGTAGGTGGGACTAACGGGAAGGGTTCTACCTGTGCCTTTGCTCAAAACATACTTAAGCATCATGGCTACAAAGTAGGATGGTTTGTATCTCCACATCTTTTTGAGGAGCGAGAAAGGTGGAGGATAAACGGAGAGAAGATATCCGAAGAGAGGCTTTCAGAGTATGTGAAAGAGCTAAGGGAAGTTTTTGAGAGGTTTGAGCTTACATACTTTGAAGCCTGCACTCTTGTAGCACTACTATACTTTGAGGAAGAAGGAGTAGACTTTGCGGTTTTCGAAGTAGGAATGGGTGGAAGGTGGGATGCTACAAAGGTTTGCCAACCTGAAGTATGCGTAATAACCAACGTGCAAAGAGACCATACAAGGTGGCTCGGAAAAGACTGCGAAAGTAGAGCGGTAGAAAAGCTGGGTATATACAAAAGGGGAAAGCCCTTAGTTTTGGGAAGCATGAGGTATCCACTTTACACGAAAGCCCTTGAGCTATGCGATATAAGGGACCTATGGGTGGCGGGTATAGACTTTTTCTCTGCGGGAAGGGTTGAGGGGACAAGGACCATATTAGACTTTTATCAAGATGAAAAAGTAGAGCTTAGAAATGCAGAGCTTGGTCTGTGGGGTAAATATCAAATAGACAATGCAAGCCTTGCCATAAGAGCTGTGGGGCTTTTGATTGATTTGAAAGAAGAGCCTCTCAAAAAGGCACTAAGGGACACAAGGTGGGAAGGAAGGATGGAGGTAGTGAGAGAAAATCCTTTGCTTTTGCTTGATGGAGCTCATAATCCAGACGGCGTGGCAAGGGTTGTAAAGGAAGTAAAAAGGCACTTTGGAAGCCTTACACCTGTTTTTACCGCCCTTAGGGATAAGGAGTGGGAGCTTTCTCTTTCTTACCTAAGAGAGCTTTCAGAGAGGGTCTACTTGGTTCCCTTAAAGCATCACAGAGGTGAAGATTTGACAAAGCTATACGAAAAGGCAAAGGAAATGGGCTTTAGGGAAATGCTTTTTCTTGATAGTGCGGAGCAGGTCTTGGAAATAAAGGAAGACTTATTGGTTCTTGGCTCTCTCTATCTTGTGGGTGAAGTAAAGGAGAGTTTGGAAAAAAGCAGGATGATATGA
- the yihA gene encoding ribosome biogenesis GTP-binding protein YihA/YsxC, whose amino-acid sequence MRVRFVGSFFENFPEDELRHVVFVGRSNVGKSSLINMLVGQDIARVSKEPGRTRAINFFLLEEYDLYLVDLPGYGYAKVSKRLRDEWKRVIENYFHTCWKNIKLVVLLVDSLVGPTELDIESIQWLQSLRLPYVIALTKCDRASQKEISSSLKRLREVSDAEVVLASSKEGKGKRELLKYVLG is encoded by the coding sequence ATGAGGGTTAGGTTTGTAGGGAGCTTTTTTGAAAACTTTCCAGAAGATGAGCTAAGGCATGTGGTCTTTGTGGGAAGGTCAAACGTGGGAAAGTCCTCTTTGATAAACATGCTCGTAGGGCAGGACATAGCAAGAGTAAGCAAAGAACCGGGTAGAACAAGAGCTATAAACTTTTTCCTGCTTGAAGAGTATGACCTATACCTTGTAGACTTGCCGGGTTATGGATATGCCAAGGTTTCAAAAAGGCTAAGGGATGAATGGAAAAGGGTCATAGAAAACTACTTCCATACCTGCTGGAAGAATATAAAGCTGGTAGTTTTGCTCGTTGATAGTCTTGTAGGTCCTACAGAGCTTGATATAGAAAGCATCCAATGGTTACAGAGTCTTAGACTTCCTTATGTCATAGCTCTTACCAAGTGCGACAGAGCAAGCCAGAAGGAGATTAGCTCAAGTCTAAAGAGGTTAAGGGAAGTATCTGACGCAGAGGTGGTCTTGGCCTCTTCAAAGGAAGGCAAGGGCAAAAGGGAGCTTTTAAAGTATGTTCTCGGTTAA
- the lipA gene encoding lipoyl synthase has product MFSVKAPQVELIKRTSEIVKKYSLNTVCEESLCPNMGECFSKGTATFLILGNVCTRACKYCHVSTGKPKPPDPSEAVRLYYAVKELGLKHVVITSVDRDDLPDYGAEHFKRCVEFLKSRDSNLRIEVLTPDFQGSERALEQIVGAKPDVLSHNIETVEGVFREVRPKGDYRRSLKVLKFYSESRVSPVKSGIMLGFGESWEEVIKTMEDLRGVGVTILVIGQYLRPSPKHYPVKKLYHEEDFKKLEEIALEMGFEGVLSKPLARSSYHAEEIIRDI; this is encoded by the coding sequence ATGTTCTCGGTTAAGGCACCACAGGTAGAACTTATCAAAAGAACATCGGAAATTGTCAAAAAATATTCTCTCAACACTGTTTGTGAAGAATCTCTTTGTCCCAATATGGGGGAATGCTTTTCAAAAGGAACCGCAACCTTTCTTATATTAGGAAATGTTTGCACAAGAGCCTGTAAGTATTGCCATGTATCTACTGGAAAGCCAAAACCACCAGACCCATCAGAAGCTGTAAGACTATACTATGCGGTAAAGGAGCTTGGGCTAAAACACGTAGTGATTACTTCCGTAGACAGGGATGACTTGCCAGATTACGGTGCGGAACACTTTAAAAGATGCGTGGAGTTTTTAAAGTCCAGAGATAGCAATCTAAGAATAGAGGTGTTAACGCCGGACTTTCAGGGCTCTGAGAGAGCCCTTGAGCAGATAGTGGGGGCAAAGCCTGATGTGCTTTCGCATAATATAGAGACGGTGGAGGGTGTTTTCAGAGAGGTTAGACCCAAAGGAGACTACAGAAGGAGCCTTAAGGTTCTCAAGTTTTACTCAGAAAGCAGGGTCTCTCCCGTAAAGTCTGGCATAATGCTCGGCTTTGGTGAAAGCTGGGAGGAGGTAATAAAGACCATGGAAGACCTGAGAGGTGTGGGAGTCACCATCCTTGTTATAGGTCAATATCTCAGACCAAGCCCCAAACATTATCCTGTGAAAAAACTCTATCATGAAGAAGACTTCAAAAAACTTGAAGAGATAGCACTTGAGATGGGATTTGAAGGGGTTCTCTCCAAACCCCTTGCCCGGTCTTCTTACCATGCGGAGGAAATTATAAGGGATATCTGA